aagttaactagattttgacccgcgctttgaaagcgcgggatattttatgttataaacATTGCAATGTTTTGGAAATCAGACCGGGCCAACCACTCGAAAACAGTCCGACCATGACTCGTCTAATAAGTTGAGTTCGATTCAGTTTAAAATTtgggatttgaaaaaaaaaatagaaaatccaGTAAAACCGATGACTTGAAATTTTGTTGTAAGAAAAAATATGTATGGTGATTTGAATGTTAGTCTTATGTATGTCAACAATTTAAGTTCACATAGAATTCATTTTTTCCTTCAAACatggtatatatacatatataatatacagtaaaattttaaaaacccgTTAAACTGATCAGGCCAGTCAACTTGGATTTGAGAAAAACTGGAAAAATCCAGTAGAACCGATGATTTGGAACAATAAAAACTGTATTTGAAAAACTCCGGCCCGGATAAAAAAACCATGGATTCTGCTAAACTAAAACATAGTTTATAGTCTTTTAATTGTTCTAAGAATTTTGTTATGAAACTGTTAgtgattaattagtttttgtCTTTTCAGTTTTCACATATTATTTCATACGAAAAATTATGTCTTATTCCCACTTgttatctaaatattatatgttttcaaatttttccattaatataacatttgaaattttgtggtaagaaaaaatatacatgGTGATTTGAATGTTAATCTTATGTATGTTAATAATTTAAGTTCATATagaattcttttttctttcttaaagcatatggtatatatacatatataattataaaaaaaatttaaaactcgTTAAGCAGGTTAAACTGGTCAGACCAATCAACCAATATATATACTGAGTCGATCTTGGTTTGGTTTTCAAAATGTTTAGAGAGTAACATGataaatcaatactattaaaaaggaaggagttttaaaaaatctacctaaCAAAGTTGTTTGGACACTTTATTTAACTCAAACTTagactaacaatatgttaccatatatttctctaacaataatttattcaattcctttatttattcaaataccactcttaaatcttaatcattattattattatgtttaccattttgacttttaatcataaaaacattgaaattaatgttttatattatcacttttatcatataatatataatttaaagcaAGAGAAGCTACACAACATATAAGTGTACATTTTAACTTCCTCTTTCCTTTATAATAAcgtaatcatatcatatataaattttcccactaaaatctcatattatatactaaactttcaaccgtctatagtttgatagatattttcatatttaaaaatgagttttctaaaatatatttcatcaatcatgtttttgtacaattacgttaaaaatctatatcaaaaggttgttggacccgATATGGACGTAATGAGTCCACATCTCCGGGTATTTAGGATCCTAAAAAGATTCGAAATATCtagaaaatctgaaaaatatccgAAACACGAAAAGtacttgaaactccaaacaaatacccaaaaaattcaaatacctaaaaattcaaaatcttattcaaaatctgacACTGAActgaaaatatccaaaattttatccaaatacccaaaaaaaaaaattaatttgaaaatttacctgaaattaaaaactataatcgtaaaccaaaaacctaaaaaaaatattcataatgccggaaacatattcaaaatatctaaatataccaaataaacacaacatatttatgatcgggtCTAGGGTAGGACCCGGACTCAAACAAAGACATGCGGGTCCAAAAAAATCCCAATAGGTTATCTTCTCTGGAACTAAACCTATATTTCCGGGtcggtttggtttgtttttttgatccggatataattctcatgCCTAAAAAAACTTAcgtaaaagtgtacatataaaatatcaaataaactaattcatagattatataactgttaaaaattatatttttcgatataataaaactttgtattataatataatccaaaaaaCCCGTGTTTtccaagcgcgggtcaaaatctagtgttttgttataaataaatagttttatattattattttctaacgTGTGTATAAATATTACcaataattaatatttcattaatattttatagaacTATACAATTATAGTGGTCAACTACGTTAAGTTAATAATTTTGCTAAAAACTAAATGGTGAAGCATATTAACCGTGGTGGTCAGATATGATGGTCAGCTATGGTGGTCAATTAAATCTTAAATCGTGAAGTTTGCATATATTGTGGTCAACTACATTAAgctattaatttttcaaaataacaacATTCCTTTTAACATGGAAGTTAAGAGATATTGTTGATTAAACATACAATTTGGGTATCGTGATTTCTACACATATCATGTATCTATTTCAATAACTAAATTATAGCAACTGAAGTTTGTTTGAACGTTTTATGaatgatttttaaacaaaaGGATTTTCtgcttttaattaaaataaaattcaaaaatacaaaatttaattgaaatcatagattaaaaataattcagtGGCAAAGAATGGTAAAtacttcaaaactccaagggTACCTCAAAAAAGGcccttcagttttaatagtattgatataaaagaaaaaaattaacaaataatattataaataaaataaatttataagacataatccgcgcgaagcgcggaaaaaatctctagtattAGCAACATGGCCATATTTTAGCAAGTGATCAGGAATTAAAAAGGTTAATTAGTTCAAGATGGATTAATCATATCCTATATTTCGAAATCAAAGGGTTCCTTGATGGCAAAATGCGTGCTGTCACTAAACTCTAGAATATAAAATGCATGCCGTTTTCTGAGAGAACGCAGAAGAGAGAAACAACACACCAGTTGTCTCGCCTTAGCTTAAGCTCCATGCCTTGATTCATCTTCTATCTTCCTCCATCGTTACGTCACTGcttcaccaacaacaacaacaacaacacacacacactctaTTTGGACCCACCAAATCAGACGAACAAGCCCTACCAGCGAAATCAAGCATTAAATTCACTCACGCTTTCCCCGTGaatactattttctattttttttttaaatcccgaCAAGATCTCTCTGATTGTTTCGTTTCAAAATTCCTCGGAAAAACCGGTAAGAACAACGAGAGCTTTTGTCTGCTTCTCTATATGTTTAGATTCTTTGCTTCTAATAGTAACACCAAGCAAGTAACCAGTTGAAATCTCATTAGATTATATGCTATTTTCAATCTGGAATGGTTCTGCTTCTTATTCAGATTCCAAGTTTTCATCTTTCAATGAAACGTTCCTCAAGTTTTCATCTTTCAATGATTTGTAGACTTGTAGTCTCTAGAGAAATGATTGTTACATTCAAAGTTactaactttgttttttttttattgacgtTTTCAGAGTATATGAGTTGATCAAAGAGTGTGGTTAAGCAATGTCCTCTAATGATAGAGAGGATTCATACAATGGGCAGCTGTTGAGAGACATTAAGGAAGTAAGCAAAGCTCTTTACTTGCACAACGCACCTCAAAGACCACTCCTTTCGTTGCCTCCTCCTGTCCGATCTAGATCTGTCTCCAAAGGAACCACAGAGAGTGGGGTTTTATTGctaagcaagaagaagaaatcatcAGTATCATGGGATTGGAAGAAGCCTTTGAAAGCTATAGCTCATTTAGGGCAGCGTAGgtttgatgtttgttttcatctcCATGTTCATTCCATCGAAGGCCTGCCTTCGAATTTGGATGGTACTAAACTAGTTGTGCAATGGAAGAGGAAAGAGGAAGTGATGTCTACTCAACCTTATAATGTCTTGCAAGGAACAGCTACGTTTGAAGAGACTTTGATGCATAGATGTTCAGTATACGGTAGCAAACATGGGCCGCACCGTTCTGCGAAATATGATCAGAAGCTTTTCTTGGTCTGTGCATCTCCTGTTGATGCTCCCTGGCTTGTTCTAGGGAAGCATTGGGTTGATCTCGCCAGGATCTTGCCTTTGTCTCTGGAGGAGATGGAAGGTGCGAGAAGTGCAAGGAAGTGGAACACGAGCTTCAAGCTATCCGGTGTGGCGGATTCTGCTGTGTTGAATCTTAGTTTTGATTTCTCCGTTGTCACAAGCTCTGTCTGTGATTCAGCTAGTGGTGGGAATGTGATGCTGAAGAGGGTTGGTAGTGTTCCGAGTATGGAGCGTAGATCTTCACCGGTTGATGATGGGAAGGTCTCTCATCAGCTCTCGCCGAATCTGAGTCTGGATCTTTCAAGGTCTGTTGATCTTCTCTATGAAAAACTTGACGAACAAAACCAAGAAACATCAACAGGAACTAAGGTTGAGCAAGGTGTGGAGACTGATAAGCAAGAAGATGACTATAAGAACACTGGAAAAGAAGTAGAAGAAAGAACTGATTCAAAGGAGATTGAAATTATTGATGTCTATGAGTTACttaaagatgaagatgaaggtgcAGAGGAAACCTGTTTTGTTGATCAGTTATCAGTGGCGGAGCTAAAAAGTTCTGACTCATTTGAGATTAAATCTTCATCAGCCATCGATGATTGTACTGAGGAGGAAAACTTCTTGGAAGTTAAATCTGCAAACGTATTAACGAAGTCACGAAGCTTGGATGACATTACTGAATCTGTAGCTAATGATTTTCTAAACATGCTTGAACTTGAGGAATCTTCTTATGTTTATACCTCAGATGGTGAGCCTACATCTCCTCGTGAGTATCTGCTCCGTGAGTTTGAGAAGGAGGCTCTCGCTTCTGGGAACTGTCTCTTAGAATATGTGTCTGATATTGATGAGGAACCGAATGATTTCTCGTTCTCCTCAAGTTCTGTGGGTGAGGGAAAGTCTCAGCTGTTAATGAGCAGAAGGAATGTGAAGCTACTTGAAGACTTGGAAACTGAAACTTTATTGCGAGAGTGGGATTTAGATGACAACGGTTTTGACGACTCTCTCTGTATTTGCTCTGATGGGTTTGGAAGTCCAATAGAGCTTCCAGTTGACGAGCGGCCACTTGGATATAATATTGGTCCTTTGTTTTGGACAAAAGGAGGAGGGTGTGTTCGGTCCATGAGTCCGTTACTGTTCAGAAACTGTAAGGATGCATCACGTCTGATCATGCAAGTTTCAGTTCCTGTGGTGCTGGTACCAGAGTTAGGCTCTGGTGTTCTTGAAATACTCCAAAGTTTGGCAGCTTCTGGAATCGAAGGGCTTTGCTCTGAAATTAATGCATTGATGCCTTTGGAAGATATCATGGGGAAGACAATAAATGAAGTTATCGAGGACACATCATTTGAGAGGTTCAGATGCTTTCTACCATGTTTGATTCGTTATGCATATTATTTCTATTTTCCAAgtttattctaaaaaaatatagttttcatGAATTGCAGAAACGCACATGATTGTTCTTCAAAAGAAAATCTTGGGGGCTTTGGATCGAATATGTGTTCAGGTTATGTACCTCTTGACGCTCTTGCTTCCTTGGCTATTGATGGCATAGAAAGTCTCTCGGTAGAAGGATTAAAGATTCAATGCAGCATGTCAGACCAAGATCCACCATCAGCCACTGCACCAAAACCCATGGATCAGTCTGAGGCTTTAGAGTTGATTAGTTTTTCGTTAACGTTGGATGAGTGGTTAAGGCTTGACCACAGACCGTCAGACACTGGAGATACCTCTAGGAACAAGTTGACACT
This genomic interval from Brassica napus cultivar Da-Ae chromosome A6, Da-Ae, whole genome shotgun sequence contains the following:
- the LOC106348565 gene encoding protein PLASTID MOVEMENT IMPAIRED 1-RELATED 2-like — its product is MSSNDREDSYNGQLLRDIKEVSKALYLHNAPQRPLLSLPPPVRSRSVSKGTTESGVLLLSKKKKSSVSWDWKKPLKAIAHLGQRRFDVCFHLHVHSIEGLPSNLDGTKLVVQWKRKEEVMSTQPYNVLQGTATFEETLMHRCSVYGSKHGPHRSAKYDQKLFLVCASPVDAPWLVLGKHWVDLARILPLSLEEMEGARSARKWNTSFKLSGVADSAVLNLSFDFSVVTSSVCDSASGGNVMLKRVGSVPSMERRSSPVDDGKVSHQLSPNLSLDLSRSVDLLYEKLDEQNQETSTGTKVEQGVETDKQEDDYKNTGKEVEERTDSKEIEIIDVYELLKDEDEGAEETCFVDQLSVAELKSSDSFEIKSSSAIDDCTEEENFLEVKSANVLTKSRSLDDITESVANDFLNMLELEESSYVYTSDGEPTSPREYLLREFEKEALASGNCLLEYVSDIDEEPNDFSFSSSSVGEGKSQLLMSRRNVKLLEDLETETLLREWDLDDNGFDDSLCICSDGFGSPIELPVDERPLGYNIGPLFWTKGGGCVRSMSPLLFRNCKDASRLIMQVSVPVVLVPELGSGVLEILQSLAASGIEGLCSEINALMPLEDIMGKTINEVIEDTSFERNAHDCSSKENLGGFGSNMCSGYVPLDALASLAIDGIESLSVEGLKIQCSMSDQDPPSATAPKPMDQSEALELISFSLTLDEWLRLDHRPSDTGDTSRNKLTLALRVLLRDPSRYNEPVGASMLALIQVERSLVSSNPPLCSLAQEESFGNGTHLWRITDIGLAGLKTEPGVDHPWCTKTQQESGSRWLLASGTGKTINCQASKSKAIIVSNPQATRKNLDTLWSITIDSRHNQEGDLSSSASFVPLTRNSDVIFSDEITKGL